A part of Pseudoliparis swirei isolate HS2019 ecotype Mariana Trench chromosome 8, NWPU_hadal_v1, whole genome shotgun sequence genomic DNA contains:
- the LOC130198162 gene encoding transmembrane protein 200C, whose translation MIATGGLLRLNRRQDSLRSKNRAENKRKRKSKKKKKKNDVVVVKGKLNFCSLAGFVAAVGIIVLMVGISMAVLGYWPSQSQQQYQERRRTGAYHSNRMSYSKSLPVSSNLTHNKPPSGQNGLFNQSSSNSSGPDPSPHCGFLCDFLNNYLYSDNLKVFGPLVMGIGIFLFICANAVLHENRDKKTKIINLRDIYSTVIDLHSIRSKEYSPLNGLVNYTQSRSAEGQPGSFPASSWPSTGLGVQGESGGDDVFRRPSLASRPRSWSRDVQTFTDTVYSIYKDYSNSSEQAPQPRQWETTSIVTSSVNAFTLPVIKLNNCEVEESARAEAEGRSEEGVVIKAAAETMSEEGQTSGGPTVGTDSKEKEAEEMDASATDSPPPHQSHGDITTGAADQQGAQQAQPHPPWTQPFPPSPVARAMGSRMSLNSLTDQPRSARRCSLSASVGRQGDRARRFSCPRLEERSNSRGYIKLADLGGDSFEAPDADTTLVTTEQEVATDAAAAAEEAAPGEDNLVTSIAAAES comes from the coding sequence ATGATAGCCACTGGGGGCCTGCTGCGCCTGAACAGGCGCCAGGATTCCCTCCGCTCTAAAAACCGGGCGGAAAACAAAAGGAAGCGGAAatccaagaaaaagaagaagaagaacgatgtggtggtggtgaagggGAAGCTCAACTTCTGCTCCCTGGCTGgttttgtggcagctgtgggaaTTATTGTTCTCATGGTGGGGATTTCCATGGCCGTGCTGGGCTACTGGCCCAGCCAAAGCCAGCAGCAGTACCAGGAGCGCCGCAGAACTGGAGCGTACCACTCCAACAGGATGAGCTACTCCAAAAGCCTGCCTGTTTCCTCTAACTTGACCCATAATAAGCCTCCCTCCGGACAGAACGGCTTATTCAACCAGAGCAGTTCTAACAGCAGCGGCCCCGACCCCTCCCCTCACTGTGGCTTCCTGTGTGACTTCCTCAATAATTACCTGTACTCAGACAATCTGAAGGTCTTTGGGCCCCTGGTGATGGGAATCGGCATTTTTCTCTTCATCTGCGCCAATGCAGTCCTCCATGAAAACCGAGACAAAAAAACCAAAATCATCAACCTGAGGGATATCTACTCCACAGTTATAGATCTACATAGCATACGGTCGAAGGAGTACTCGCCCCTCAACGGTTTGGTGAACTACACTCAGTCGAGGAGTGCTGAGGGCCAGCCGGGCTCGTTCCCCGCAAGCTCCTGGCCCTCCACTGGCCTCGGTGTGCAGGGGGAGTCGGGCGGCGATGACGTGTTCAGACGCCCGTCGTTGGCCAGCAGGCCTCGGAGCTGGTCCAGAGATGTCCAGACATTCACGGACACCGTCTACAGCATCTACAAAGACTATAGCAATAGCAGCGAGCAGGCCCCGCAGCCCCGGCAGTGGGAGACCACGTCCATCGTCACCTCCTCTGTAAATGCTTTCACCCTCCCCGTGatcaaactgaacaactgtGAGGTGGAGGAGTCTGCGAGAGCGGAAGCAGAGGGACGCTCAGAGGAAGGGGTCGTCATTAAGGCTGCGGCTGAAACCATGAGCGAGGAAGGACAAACCAGCGGCGGCCCGACGGTTGGGACTGACTCCAAGGAGAAGGAAGCAGAGGAGATGGACGCCTCAGCGACGGATTCCCCCCCGCCCCATCAGAGCCATGGGGACATAACCACAGGCGCAGCTGACCAACAGGGGGCGCAGCAGGCTCAGCCTCATCCACCTTGGACCCAGCCGTTTCCCCCATCACCTGTTGCCAGGGCGATGGGGTCACGGATGTCGCTCAACTCCCTCACAGATCAGCCCAGGTCTGCACGCCGCTGCAGCCTGTCTGCGTCTGTGGGTCGTCAAGGCGACAGAGCCAGGCGCTTCAGCTGCCCCCGTCTGGAGGAGCGCTCCAACAGTAGGGGCTACATCAAACTGGCTGATCTGGGGGGCGACTCCTTCGAAGCCCCCGACGCGGACACTACTTTGGTGACAACCGAACAGGAAGTAGCAAcagacgcagcagcagcagcggaggAAGCAGCTCCAGGAGAGGACAATCTGGTGACATCCATCGCCGCTGCAGAATCATAG